The stretch of DNA taggaacGCGTCCAAAATATGTGTTAGGGATTTATAGTAGCTTtacgcttgaattggcgaaagttagttttttggcgatttcggccgatagtggaaattttgatatcgagctcggaatggaattctgaaagtggctataggttcgtaatgtcatttgtgacctgtgtataaaatttgagatcattcggactagatttgatgtggttcggcgtcgtttgtagaatttggaaaattttaaattcttagacttgaatccatgcttaattcacgattttggtgttgtttgatgtggtttgaaggctcaactaagtccgtatggtgttttaggattggttggtatgtttggttgaggtcccgggggcctcgggtgtgtttcagatgcttaactgGAAGAAACTTGAACTTAGGAGAAATCTGGTAcctttgttggttctggtgtttcgcacctgcggaaaagagaccgcaggtgcgcgagccgcacatgcggagatggaagcgcagatgcgagaagtcgagagttggcctggagtcacaggtgcgagaaagttccgcatctgcgatgcccgcaaatgcgcaaggctgttcacaaatgcgcaagatgcgcagaagcggaagagatgtccgcaggtgcgagtgcGCATGTGCGACCCTTTCGTCACAGGTGCGAAGGCATATggggcaagtgaattgcgcagatgcgcattttTTCTGCACAAGCGCACCCACAGGTGctagcccaggttccgcaggtgcggaaatacctgggcagtaattaaaaccgaagggtttcgtcatttttatcatttttggctttgtaAACTCGGgctagggcgatttttgagagcattttcgaggaatttccttaggtaagttccttgtgcttatttttggtcaataatcttgccttgccatgtattttttcacctagttaatgtgtatttaaggtgaaaattagaagttggaggctagggatttggaagtttgaattgtggattggaggactaTTTGGTGTCGGAGTTTTgctaaatttgatatggttagacttgtgagtgaatgaactttctagtttcgtgaactttgtcgggttttgagacgtgggtccgggggcgggatttgagccaatttcgggttttggcctaatttttgtagttttcttgtgggattcattccattagcgcatattgatggtattgtactgttttgaatagattcgggctatttggagtcggatactcgtggcaaaaacgtgatatcgagttgatttgagcggttcgaggtaagtggcttgcctaaccttgtgttagggacttttcccttaaggtgtttgatattaattgatgtgtgggcgtcgtgtacgtaaggtgacgagtacgtacacgagctatttttgcaaaaaaaaaaaaaaaaaaaaaatagtttttcctttctaaatcataaatcgttttccttattaaattgcactaatatgtttaattgtgaaacttcgactagagaagcatgcttacgtgttttaactgcctaattgacattctgtgcgtcatgtttagttaagtcattatttgccttatctgtgtccattataaactgtataactcgatgacatacctgccatttcatcttgcattgcatatttaaattgggactacagatgtattctgggagatccccctgtactgtatatttactttgggactacagacgtattttgggagatcctccatgtactgcatatttactttaggactacggacgtattctgggagaccCCTctgtgctgcatatttactttgggactacagacgtatttcgggagatcctccagcactgcatatttactttgggactacggacgtattccgggagatcccccatgtactgcatattcatttgaaactacgggacgatatcccgagagatttcccactgtgtttaccttgttctgagtcgagggcttccttaactgttaaatttttgagaatttctttaatgtATTACCGTAaagtttacttatatcttttactgtttaatttattatatttactccagtagggccttgacctgacctcgtcactactcgaccgaggttaggcttggaacttactgggtaccattgtggtgtactcatactctttcctgcacatattttcgtgGGCAGAttcaggtacgagctatcagccttgaggttagtgcgtgctgttgattctaggagacttcaaggtacttctgttTGCGTCTGCAAATCTTCGGAGTCctcttctactccctcgcctagagactttctttattatcttcagacttttgtatagagctacatagattataacagcttgtgacttagtgatattccggttcttggaaaattattttgtatatgccgagtggtactactctttgCTATTTaaaaatatgttgtttatctttaaaatgttgtgttttctttatattttttacaATATTAGGCtaacctagtcgtaaagactaggtgccatcacgataccttacggagggttaattttggTCATGACAGTAAACTTCTCtacttttatgggatcgggccgttcgcctcggcagtacgataacactactcttatgggagctGGTCATTTGCCTCGATAATATAATaaatgcatttatggttcgtgttgctcgaccctcggcaatgtacatattattctggatcgggctcaacgacctcggcataaatcgtgcatgATAATGCTTGGAGCCCtaatacacttgatattatttttatgacttgagaggttataatttatttaatggccTGAAATTATTGAAGTTAGTATGTGTTAATTGGAGATTTTAAATTGACTATCAGTTAAAGAACCATTTATTCATTGATGGTTactgtgttattattattattcatgtattttcatgcatatttagaatttctgtatttttattattggcttgtagtaagtgtcgatgtcgaccccttgtgactacttcttcgaggctagactggatacttactgggtacatgctgtttatgtactcacgctacacttctgcactaatcgtgaaGGATCTAAGACAGGTGCATCTGGCATTCACTCAGGCGCGCACCCCCGATAccctgaggcatagtggtgagatgCCCTCTGAGTCCGTTCTGCATCACCtgcagtctctcttttgtatttactttttgtctatcatatttcagacagtagcataggtgttttatatattctactagttgctcatacattTGTGGTACCGAGTCTTAGaaacatgctagtagacactttatggcttttgagtatttatttcaccgtatttgctcttttattagtttacgctttattttattaaattttccatttctcatttacttaataaataaaaatcaactactttaaattattaaaaagaacaaatacatgtctagttcactgttggcttgcctagcggcgacgttaggcgccatcacggtctataggagaaattgagtcgtgacaagaaagaaaatttaattgcacgtgatataaaaataattatctttatctatatctatatattattagaAGGAGAGAAAAAGCCCTTTCCTTAAGCCAAGTGATAGCCTTAAAATTAGCCACATGTAATGTATTAACTATTTAActattaacaacaacaataacaacaacaacaacaacatatgagATAACTATTTAGCTATTAACTAATAACTAATTTAGGCATATGGGATAACCAGAAAAATCCTCATATaacttattttttaattaattaattataaataactaaattaaaatattggaAATTTTACTATATAattcttaaaaatattattaataaatttaaataatttaataatttcgagtattaatttaaaataatataaatatttatatcaatATTAAAAAACCAGACATTGATCTATATTATACTAAAGGATATAAATGgataatgatattaaataaaGAAAGTTAATGAAGGTCACATAAAAATATGAAGTACTATATATTAGGTAACATAATAGCAATAATTAAAAATTCAATAacatttaatattataaatagAAAGGAAAGATGATTTGAACTTGAGATTATATTAAAGTTATGGTTAAAAGCTATGGATAGGACCAAAAATTTAAAGTTTtactagaaaaataaaaataacaattgaataacaaattaaaattttaagaatACAAAATAAATGTCTCATGTAGATAATTTAGTaacgaaaataaaatttaaatttttatcctAAAACTAAAAGAGAAATAAAATATAATTGCACGTAATATAAAAGTAATTATAAAAAAAACAATAGATTTAAAATATAATAGTTTAGAAACTTATGTATTAATATTTTAGACTAATTCAATgttataacaaaaaataaaatgtgATACTATATATTTTGATTATATTATAAgatattaatataaaatattataatatcataatagggtaaaaattatataaagaTGAAAATAGAGATAGTGTGAGAATATTTATACTTTGAATTAATTTAAGGATAAGcatattaaataattaaataatatttaaatttattattgatAGATTTAAATGTCGAAAGAGCTCTAAGTAAGAGGATAAAAGtataaaaatacattaaattttagaaataaaaaatttatatttatatataattatcaAAAAGGTAGTAAGAAAGATATCAAGTCAATCGGTAAGCTAACAAAAAATcacataaaaatataataatattaagTAATGAGTAATGCAACAACTATAAGCAAAGATTAAATAGAGATTGTTTTTTGGTAAAAATATAGAAGAATAAGACTTATTCGACTTTAAGGTAAAAATAAAGTGGTAgtagaaatttttttaaaaataatatgctCAAACAAGATATATTACAACGTTATATATTTAATATTCTTTAATATTTACCATATAATAAAATGCAAGTACTAATATCTATGGGTTGGGTTGTTGCAGATATTAAAAAAAGAATATGATTTGGGTTGAGTTGTTTCAGATATAAAAAGGTACTAAGATCAAGGGGTTGAGTTGttacaaatatttttttaaaaaaaacatgcTATCCAGTAGGAAATATGAGAAACAGTTTCATATAATGCTTCTTAACTgatatataataattatacataatttttatctcgaaggtttaaattttaacgtaatttgtatataattcaaataatacaaatCATAGTTTGATATTTATCCGTGCATACACGGGTACTAATACTAGTTCGAATATTCTTTTATAAAGATGGAATGACAAATTTAATCATGTTGTATTACACTTGAGTAGTTTAGATGTTGTATTAATCCTAGTTCAAGTGTCAAATAAAAAAGGAACAAACTTATTAGAGGGCTGCTTAGGTATTTGACCTTTAAAAAATTGCTGGGATTTCGTTACTAGGATTTATTTTGTTCAGGGTTATATTTAGAAAACAAAAAGAGAGaaatttcaaacttaaaggatCATTTTTTGAGTTAAATTATTCCATTCACGTTTATGCTCTAGGCTCACCTTTTACCGACTTACCGAGTCACCGGCACGGCGGCACAACTCCTCCGGCCATCTCTATTCTCGGCGGGAAACAGAGATGAACAACAAGGACGAACAACACAGAGAAGAGAGAGAGGAATCGCCTTCTCACTCCCAGCAAACAGGTAGGCGGTAGCTCTTTCTCCTCCTTTCGCAGTTAAACAATCTTCTCTCATCCCATGGATACCAATGTTTTCATGATTACTCAAACCCATTGAACATTCCTTTTCCTTAGTACTGAATTCTTAATATAACTCCACATTATGAGCTTCACGTAGCTGGTCCTAAACTCGAATAAAGGAGGAGGGTTGTGGTAGTTTATTGCTCAAAATTATTGTATGGTAGCCCACCCCAACTAGTTTGAATTGAGACATAGTTGATTGGTGGATTGATATACTCATTTCTTAATGTAGTTGAACTTAAcctaccaacaacaacaacatacccagtgaaatcccacaagtggaaTGTGgtaagggtagtgtgtacgtagacctcaGCCACAAGGTAGTAGAGAGCTATTTCTCACACACCCTCAGCTGAAAAGAAATATTAATAGTGGCGAAGTCATGGAAAAGAAGCAGCAACAACAGcaagaaaaaatagaaagtaacaacaacaagaaaaataggATAACCGAAGCAAACAACATGTAATACTAGAAATCTAAGAATAAGAGAAAGCGGGCGTAATACTAATACTACTGATATGAAAAGGAAACCATGCGTCTACTTACTAACCCTCTACTCTAATTCTCGACTTACACACCCTTCTATCAACCCTGAATTTTCCAATGTGAATATTTTTTCAATTAGAGCTATGGACTCCTAAGATCCCCCTTTTTTCTACCTTTTTCGTCTCTCGTTTCGGGTGTAAAGAATGATAGTTCACTGCTTTTGTATAGTGTAAGAGCATGTGTGGGCTAGGCGGACGTCATGGGTTCGAACTTCTGCAGACAAAAGCTTGGTATTTAAGTGGGGAGAGAGAGGTAGAGGAGCGGGCCATTATCCTTGAAGTTCTGAACTGTGTGCTGCAGGCCCTCAGGGATTTCTCAGTTATAAAAGAAAAGAATGATAATTCTCTGTTTATATGCATAGACTGTTAAACCCAAAAGCCAAATCTTTGAGGGCCCGCGGATGGAACCTTGCTCTTGCATTATTGTAGTGTAATAGGGGATTATTTCTTTAATTTGTATTTACTTTGATGTTTTGTCAGTTTCTGATGATGACGAGATAGACTACTCCGTCAAGCCAGAATTTTATGATTCAGAACTTGACGACAAGGATGAACTCTGGGTGCAGAAGAAAAGGGGTGGTCGTACTTCCGATGCCATCCTTAATTGTCCAGCTTGTTTTACCACACTTTGTCTAGATTGCCAAAGGTATTGCTTTTCTTCTTTTTAGAATTTTCCTATAATTTGAATATTAAAAAGAATATATTTGATTGCATGATCCTGTTACTTTACTACTGGAGTATTTGGATCTTCTTCGGTCAATTAATCAATCAACTATGCCTCAATCGCAATTGAGTTGTCTAGGCTATATGAATCATCTTTATCCATTTGCCCAGTACAGGTCCATTTCATTCCAATATTATATGAACTGCCTTCTAAGTTCAATATTTGAATCTTCTTGCTTTCTCGAATTTATATGCTTGTTTTGGGTCCTTTTTTTCAGaccattacaacaacaacaaacctagtgtaatctcacaagtgggttctgggagggtagtgtgttcgcagaccttacccctacattGAAGGTAGAAAGGTTGTTTCTAATTATCTTTTTCAGACCATTATTTTTTGAAAATGGTCAAACTTATTgtaggaacaacaacaacaacaacccagtgaaatcccataAGTGGGGCCTGGGGAGGGTAGtgagtacgcagaccttacccttaccccgaGGGAGtggagaggctatttccgaaagaccctcggctcaagaagacgaaagaAACTTATTGTAGGAACAGTCAGCCAAAATATTTGGATCTTCTTGCATCTACTTGTCTTTATCCGCTTCCAATGTTTAAGTTCCTTTAATTTCTCTATTTCTTCATCGTCGACCGGTACCGGATCATATCACTCAAAATGCTGGAAATTGGTCATGCTTTTATAAGATTGTACTTGCAAGCCTTAGGGAAGTTTATCTAGCAATGAGAAGAAGAGACATCCTAAAAGTAGGCTTCCATGTTGCAGAGTTGTAGAGAGAATCTTTTCTCCAAAAAGTTTTGTATGCTATTTGTTGGACCTTGATTTATCGTATAATTTCAGATATTTGGATATTGCTCACAATGATTACCAGGCTCACTAAATATGTAAGAGGTCGAGTTTAGCATTTCTAATAATGGGGTAAAAGTCAAAAATCCCTTTTGATGAAATAGGAGCAAAAGGGGTAAGGATCAACCAGATACACGGTAGACATGGAATAGCCTTCTAATGATACCAGATAAATGTTAGTGAAGAAGAGAAATCAATATTACTATTATGGTGTTTTTACATCAACGATACGTAGATTAggaataattattaaaaaaatatatttggatCGGGAATGGCATTATCAAAAATGTGTTCTTGCTTGATTGGAACAGATAAAAACCTGGTTCAGTTCAGATTTAGTGAAAGCAAATATTAAAGGATTATTTTTTCAATaagtaataattaataaaatttctAGACTAAAGTCACTAAACTGCAGGATACGTCTGAGAATATGGTTAGCACTTGGCAGTAAGCTTGTGAAGGTGGATAATGACAAATCATTATGCTTTATAGAGATGGACACAACTGAATGCCTGGGAAGTGGAAAAAAAGAATAAGTTTAGTCTAAATAAAAGCAAGAAAAATGCGCTCTGGAACAACTCAATTACACTTCTCTTCAACGCCAAATGCCATCAATATGCCCCACCCACAAATATCCATCCCGAGAGAAAGGACGACCTAAGTCGGAGGATGTTTGCTTTCATGGAGTTCTTACTTCAATTTCTGTTGCTAGTGTCCTTGTAATTCTTGTAAGCTAATCTGTAACTGTGCTTCTCTCCAGTTGTCACTATGTTTTACTGTTTTGTTTTATCTGAAGAGTCTGGTCAGAAATTTTGTAAGTCGACCGAGACAGAATGGCAATCCTGTTTCTTTGGGTAGTATGAAAAAACGATGAAGTTGCAGGGCATACTATAAAGTTGTTTGCCTTCTGGACCTAAGATGAAAGACACATACGACACAATTTGTTGAGTTCCTCAAAACTCTTCGTGAACTTTAGGAGAATACCCATGTACTTCTATTGGGATTCAGTTATGTACATAATTCCAATTGCTTAGTTCTCTTTCATCATTGATAAAGTATATTATTCTTTTTACTGTGCAAATGTTCTTTTTAACTTACCAAAAAAACAAGGAATGAAATTCACATTTTCTACATGCAAAGAAATGGTAAGAGTTTTTAGTGCTTGCTGCTTGACCTCAAATGAAAAGATCATGGTGGCAAAAAAGTTGAACTTGATTAAGACCCCTATTTTAGTGAGAGTGACAGAGATAAGCCAAGTCTAGATCAAGCATCAGATAACAGATATGATATAGAATTCTTGTAACTTTTGCACTTCAAACCAAGCAAGTATTATTCTTGAGGTATCACCTCTACTTGTCTTTCCCATTTAATGGCCACACTTCATCAGAAAATCATTGTATTAGATATTTGCTTCGAGTTTTCTCTTTAAGTTTTGCTTTTCTAGCTCCATCACCCTTTCCTTGCTTGGATTTCCGTCACAGTATTTCGGGAAAATTAAGGAGTTTGTCTGGTTTGTCTATTATGCTAGTAGGCTTGGGAAAATCATGTCTTCTCTGCAACATGGTGGATGTCAATTTTTTTTACTAGAACTCTAGAAGGCACCTCTTCTAAGCAGGAGATAGGTAGCTGAATTATAAACTCAATTTGattcttcttcctttttctcTGTTTTTTTTTCGCTTTAGGAAAGAGTGATTTCCTGAAGCAATGAAATCTGTTATGACTTGGCCAAAGCCGGAGTAACAAGCTGAACGATAAACTCATTTGATTCTTCTTCCATTTTCTCTGGTTTCCTTTTGCTTTAGGAAAGAAAGAACGGCAAGTCGAAAGTTTACTGTTGCCAGAACAGCCAGAAATATTTGATCTCTTTGAATCCGAACTTGAATGTTAAACACAGCTTTTGCTAGTAGTGTTGCTGAATCTCTATGAACCTGAACTTGACTGTAACAGCACAAcccactagtgatattgtccgttCTGGGCCTAGGCTCCCACGGGTTTAATACGCGTCACTAGGGTCTAAtgcttgttaacttatatacccagcatcCCTCTTGTGTTTTGCCGAGGGTGTTACATATACCCCTCTTATGGACTCAGCGTCCTCGCTGAGGTTTGCCCCACCGCATTGGATTCCACTAGACTCAACACTGAGGTTTGCCCCATCTAACCGAGATTTGCCTAAACTCAGTTGAATTCTGACCCACCATCGGCAAGGCCGACACAagagtggctctgataccatctgtAACAGCCTAGcccactagtgatattgtccgctctggGCCTAGGCCCCCACGGGTTTAAAACGTATCACTTGGGTCTAAgacttgttaacttatatacccagcatcCCTCTTGTATCTAAAGTCCGGGGTGTTACATTGACGTGCTACCGATCTTGTCGAGTTTTCGCATTGACATTTACAAAATGGGTCTGTCATGTTTAGCTCTGAACACTAGGGACCAACAATGCAATAACAGAATTAATGTAACTCATTCTTCATCTATGTTTTAATGGTAATTGAAAATGTATTGCGGAAGACAGCTTCCAGTATCATGTTCTTACTATACTTCGCAAAGCTGATGCACCTATATGACATTGCCCAGTTAATTTTTTAATAGTAAATTTGTAGCTGGAGACTCCTGTTGAGTTACTATCCGGTTTTAATCATTGTTCAGCAGTAGCGTAATTGGTGAGCTATTCAATCAAGAAAGTGCCTTAGTGCATTTTGTCACTAATGCAAGCTTTTGTTTCTCCTTTTGTTAGCTTTCTAGTGGGTTTTGGTAATTCTGCAATTCGGAGTTGATGTTATCTTGATAATGCAGGCATGAAAAGAATGTTACGCAGTACCGAGCAATGTTTGTGGTCAATTGCAAGATCAAGAGCGAACAAGTGGCACAGCTTGGAAATAAACGAAAGAGGGGTAAGAAAGGACGTGGATCTGGTGCGGCTGAAGCGGATTCTGATATGGGCGAGACATCTAAACATGTATGTTGTTCAGTTTGTTCGACGGATGTTGGAGTCATCGACGAAGATGAGGTCTATCATTTCTTTAACGTTATTCCTAGTGACTCTTGATATTTTCCTCCCGAAATGGCCTTAAGCGCTCAGGATAAAATTTGTTTAATAGTACTATGTTTTCGGCGTCGCATTGCAGAAAACTTAAGGGGTCAAAGAGCACTGTCCTTTTGTATCTTTTTCTTCAGAGGGTTCTGTTtttgggtgggggtgggggggatAGTTCTCTTGATGACGGGTCGCTCTGCCACTTCATGTTTTAGATCAGTTGTATTTTGAACTGCAAAATAGGTGCAGTTTGTGCTAAGTAAAAGCTCCCTGCTTCTCCTTAATGAATGTTGAAGTAAACAATTAGTAAAGTTTGGAGGAAAGCCTACTTCGTATATGTATGGCAAAGTGATGGAGAAGAGTGTTTTTGTCCAACTTAATTTCTGTGGGTGTTTGTGGATGAAATATTATGTATGCCATTTTCCTCTCCTTCACTTGTTTTTTCCGAGCTTCAAAAAACAGAGAGTAATAGTCTAACAGATAAGACAATGCAAGGAACTGAAGAAAGAGAACGGAGAGGAATAGCCGGAGATGGATAAAGTATTGCACACAtgttttcctttttcattttttgttGCTTTAAGTTTAAACCCAACGTATGAGTTATATTTTAAACGGAAAAGGACCAAAAATGCCCCTAAAGTATTGAAAATGGCTCAATTTTGCTCTTCTTCCACCTATTGGGTCATAAATGCCTTTAACGTTAGTttttgggatcaaacttaccctTATATCTAACAAAAGGGCCaacaatacccctaacgtattgaaaatggctcaGAAATACCCTCTGTTAACCTTTTGGTCTACAAATACCCCTAACGTTTGTTTTTTGGCTCAAACTTACCCATATATCTAACAGAACTAAC from Nicotiana tomentosiformis chromosome 11, ASM39032v3, whole genome shotgun sequence encodes:
- the LOC104116553 gene encoding uncharacterized protein isoform X2: MNNKDEQHREEREESPSHSQQTVSDDDEIDYSVKPEFYDSELDDKDELWVQKKRGGRTSDAILNCPACFTTLCLDCQRHEKNVTQYRAMFVVNCKIKSEQVAQLGNKRKRGKKGRGSGAAEADSDMGETSKHVCCSVCSTDVGVIDEDEVYHFFNVIPSDS
- the LOC104116553 gene encoding uncharacterized protein isoform X1, which gives rise to MNNKDEQHREEREESPSHSQQTVSDDDEIDYSVKPEFYDSELDDKDELWVQKKRGGRTSDAILNCPACFTTLCLDCQRHEKNVTQYRAMFVVNCKIKSEQVAQLGNKRKRGKKGRGSGAAEADSDMGETSKHVCCSVCSTDVGVIDEDEKTMAEGKDYCERKINMLKSNYEQLLDVATKKKSIADETGVILQAKLRQLAPPAQ